The following are encoded together in the Microcoleus sp. bin38.metabat.b11b12b14.051 genome:
- a CDS encoding 50S ribosomal protein L25/general stress protein Ctc: MELAVECQKRAEGSKPNALRRSGLIPAVLYGHKGSESIALTVKAKTVENLLKKHAVNNTLIDLSIPELSWTGKTLLREVQVHPWKGFPYHLSFFSVATQDSLEVEVSLHLVGESVGVKLEGGMLETVLAQIAVKCKPDSIPDAIEVDISNLKVGDALHINELVLPAGVVALGDPTQVVVTVLGTKASAEEEAEEAAAAG, encoded by the coding sequence ATGGAACTCGCAGTAGAATGTCAAAAGCGGGCAGAAGGTAGCAAACCTAACGCCCTCCGCCGCTCCGGATTGATTCCCGCCGTCCTTTACGGGCACAAAGGCTCTGAATCCATCGCCCTTACCGTCAAAGCCAAAACAGTTGAAAACCTGCTCAAAAAGCACGCAGTCAACAACACCCTAATTGATCTCAGCATTCCCGAACTCTCTTGGACTGGAAAAACTTTGCTCCGAGAAGTTCAAGTTCATCCTTGGAAAGGCTTTCCTTACCACTTGAGCTTTTTCTCCGTAGCAACTCAAGACAGCCTCGAAGTTGAAGTGTCGCTGCATTTGGTTGGCGAATCTGTCGGCGTCAAGTTAGAAGGTGGTATGCTGGAAACTGTGCTGGCACAAATCGCAGTTAAGTGCAAACCTGATAGCATTCCTGATGCAATTGAAGTAGATATTTCTAACTTAAAGGTAGGGGATGCGCTGCACATTAATGAATTAGTTTTGCCTGCTGGAGTAGTAGCTCTGGGCGATCCAACTCAGGTGGTTGTTACCGTGTTGGGAACTAAAGCCAGTGCTGAGGAAGAAGCAGAAGAAGCAGCAGCAGCAGGTTGA
- a CDS encoding ATP-binding protein, translating into MTNLVKGDSGLVQLTHGDIKRIIAHQKLFGLDELQKYLFRFCKTMLTADDSLVKQFSIYNLVPSVLLYGPPNTGKTTLCYLLFDQIKQEVTNEINFYTVDVGRMLDPALGQSSRNLEQIFQDLRKISSDGSSVFLLLDELDAFCMSRSRAQEHDAVRRAMTTLMLQLDNLQPSISQRFLVFGITNVPNLVDTAVVRRFSLKQTVDPSLSRDEFKSYLDYLNKPIKHNTKQEDLPKLYGIYQRRAFTAGDIKALYKVLLIDVICGDRDISISERLVELFEQGFSTRQHLDKTYKELLDA; encoded by the coding sequence ATGACCAATTTAGTTAAAGGCGACAGCGGATTAGTACAACTGACCCACGGCGATATCAAACGCATTATTGCCCACCAAAAGTTGTTCGGATTAGATGAATTGCAGAAATATTTGTTTCGTTTCTGCAAGACGATGCTAACGGCTGATGACTCTCTGGTCAAGCAGTTTAGCATTTACAATCTCGTACCGTCTGTTCTGCTCTACGGGCCGCCTAATACTGGTAAAACTACACTCTGTTACTTACTTTTCGACCAAATAAAGCAAGAAGTTACTAATGAAATCAACTTCTATACTGTTGACGTTGGGAGAATGCTCGACCCCGCTTTAGGGCAGTCTTCACGAAATCTAGAGCAAATATTTCAAGATTTGCGTAAAATTTCTTCAGATGGTTCATCAGTGTTTCTATTATTGGATGAACTAGATGCTTTTTGCATGAGTCGCAGTCGCGCACAGGAACACGATGCTGTTCGCAGAGCTATGACAACTTTAATGCTACAACTTGACAATCTTCAACCGTCAATAAGTCAGCGTTTTTTAGTATTTGGCATTACTAATGTGCCTAATCTAGTGGATACAGCAGTAGTGCGTAGATTTTCTTTAAAACAAACTGTCGATCCCAGTTTATCGCGGGATGAATTCAAATCCTATCTTGACTATTTGAATAAGCCAATTAAACATAATACTAAACAAGAAGATTTGCCAAAGTTGTACGGCATCTACCAGCGCCGCGCCTTTACAGCAGGGGATATCAAAGCTTTGTATAAAGTGTTACTAATAGATGTAATATGCGGCGATCGAGATATCTCTATATCTGAAAGGCTTGTGGAGCTTTTTGAACAGGGATTTTCGACCCGCCAACACTTAGATAAAACATACAAGGAGTTATTAGATGCCTAA
- a CDS encoding adenylosuccinate synthase — protein sequence MANVVVIGAQWGDEGKGKITDLLSKSADIVVRYQGGVNAGHTVVVNGQTFKLHLIPSGILYPDTECIIGCGTVIDPKVLIEELDQLEKLNISTAALMISQTAHVTMPYHRLIDVASEEQRGNYKIGTTGRGIGPTYADKSERTGIRMLDLMDLEGLQEQLEWTIEHKNVILEKLYNLPPLNPQDVIDEYRVYAERLRPHVVDSSLKIYEALHKRKNILFEGAQGTLLDLDHGTYPYVTSSNPIAGGACVGTGVGPTAIDRVIGVAKAYTTRVGEGPFPTEMVDGIGAVLGERGAEFGTTTGRKRRCGWFDAVIGRYAVRINGLDCLAITKLDVLDELEEIKVCVAYEIDGERCIDFPKSSRIFARCQPIYETLPGWKQSTEECRNLEDLPSQALDYLKFLADLMEVPIAIVSLGASRDQTIIVEDPIHGPKRGLLSADSRPVVAQS from the coding sequence TTGGCTAACGTAGTTGTGATCGGCGCCCAGTGGGGCGATGAAGGAAAAGGCAAAATTACCGATTTGCTCAGCAAATCCGCAGATATCGTTGTCCGCTACCAAGGGGGCGTCAACGCCGGTCACACGGTGGTAGTCAACGGACAGACTTTCAAGCTGCACTTAATTCCGTCGGGGATTCTTTACCCCGATACAGAGTGTATCATCGGCTGCGGCACGGTAATCGACCCTAAAGTTTTAATAGAAGAATTAGATCAGTTAGAAAAACTGAATATTTCGACGGCTGCGCTGATGATTTCCCAGACTGCTCACGTTACGATGCCCTATCACCGATTAATCGATGTAGCATCGGAAGAGCAGCGAGGAAATTATAAAATCGGGACGACGGGACGCGGAATCGGCCCTACTTACGCCGACAAATCAGAACGCACCGGTATTCGGATGCTCGATTTAATGGACTTGGAAGGGTTGCAAGAACAACTGGAATGGACGATCGAGCATAAGAACGTCATTCTGGAAAAACTCTACAATTTGCCGCCTCTGAATCCGCAAGATGTCATTGATGAATATCGAGTTTATGCGGAACGTCTGCGCCCGCACGTAGTAGACAGTTCTCTGAAGATTTATGAGGCACTTCACAAACGGAAAAATATTCTGTTTGAAGGCGCCCAAGGCACTTTATTAGACTTAGATCACGGCACTTATCCTTACGTGACTTCCAGCAATCCGATCGCAGGCGGTGCTTGTGTCGGAACCGGAGTCGGCCCCACAGCGATCGATCGGGTAATTGGAGTTGCCAAAGCCTATACAACTCGCGTCGGAGAAGGCCCCTTCCCTACGGAAATGGTCGATGGAATTGGCGCAGTTTTGGGCGAGAGAGGTGCAGAATTCGGCACTACAACCGGCCGCAAACGCCGCTGTGGCTGGTTCGATGCAGTCATCGGCCGCTACGCAGTTCGCATCAACGGCCTTGATTGTTTAGCAATTACCAAACTAGATGTTTTGGATGAATTAGAAGAAATCAAAGTTTGCGTTGCTTACGAAATTGACGGCGAACGATGCATAGATTTCCCAAAAAGTTCGCGGATATTTGCTCGCTGTCAACCAATTTATGAAACCCTTCCCGGTTGGAAACAGTCCACCGAAGAGTGCCGCAATTTGGAAGATTTGCCGTCGCAAGCTTTGGATTATCTCAAGTTTTTAGCAGATTTGATGGAAGTGCCGATCGCAATTGTATCTCTCGGAGCCAGTCGCGACCAAACTATTATTGTCGAAGACCCGATTCACGGCCCGAAGCGGGGGTTATTGTCGGCTGACAGTAGGCCTGTAGTAGCACAATCATGA
- a CDS encoding adenosine deaminase: protein MTLHAELHRHLGGSVVPRILWRYFDRHNAEMVDRFQEYSAFEDFYTRPRNTLDEYLELHTLVESVQTVETLPYFIYRLMRGAYVFENLAYLELRYTPYLRTPEHLNQSKRIDLMAEIVRVVGKASQISDCPIVTSQILCMHSRLPYEVNRAIVDLAAEMGEYVCAIDLAGGDAAIGDRLDEFVGLYQYARSIGVKTTGHLYETTSGCYPELLPYLMRIGHGIQIPLKYPELLPEIARSGQCLEVCPTTYLKTGTLQDMCELKVVFDRCFEAGVDIAICTDNAGLHNVRLPFEYENLLTLDIIDFRQLQACQDAAFRHAFAWPYDGRPVKMLTGLLQH from the coding sequence ATGACTTTACACGCTGAGTTGCACCGACACCTAGGCGGTTCTGTGGTTCCTCGGATTTTGTGGCGGTATTTCGATCGCCATAATGCTGAAATGGTCGATCGCTTTCAAGAATATTCTGCGTTTGAGGACTTTTACACTCGCCCGCGCAATACTCTCGACGAGTATTTGGAACTGCACACGCTGGTAGAAAGCGTTCAAACTGTTGAGACTTTGCCTTATTTCATCTATCGGTTGATGCGCGGCGCTTACGTGTTTGAGAATCTGGCTTATTTGGAGTTGCGCTATACTCCTTATTTGCGGACTCCTGAGCATTTGAATCAGTCGAAACGCATTGATTTGATGGCGGAAATTGTACGGGTTGTGGGTAAGGCGAGTCAAATTAGTGATTGTCCGATTGTGACTAGCCAAATTTTGTGTATGCACTCGCGTTTACCTTATGAGGTGAATCGGGCGATTGTGGATTTGGCGGCCGAGATGGGAGAGTATGTTTGTGCGATCGATCTGGCGGGCGGTGATGCTGCTATTGGCGATCGTTTGGATGAGTTTGTGGGATTGTATCAGTACGCAAGGTCGATCGGCGTCAAAACTACCGGCCACCTTTACGAAACTACGTCCGGCTGTTACCCCGAACTTCTGCCCTATCTGATGCGTATCGGTCACGGGATTCAAATTCCCCTAAAATATCCCGAACTACTGCCAGAAATCGCACGCAGTGGTCAATGCTTGGAGGTTTGCCCTACTACCTATCTCAAGACGGGGACGTTGCAGGATATGTGCGAATTGAAGGTAGTATTCGATCGATGTTTTGAGGCTGGTGTGGATATTGCTATTTGCACCGACAACGCGGGATTGCACAATGTGCGGCTACCTTTTGAGTATGAGAATTTGTTGACTCTGGATATCATTGATTTTCGGCAGTTACAAGCCTGTCAAGATGCTGCTTTTCGTCATGCTTTCGCGTGGCCCTACGATGGGCGGCCTGTGAAAATGCTGACTGGTTTGTTGCAGCATTAG
- a CDS encoding aspartate aminotransferase family protein: MTNMDAYWMPFTANRQFKANPRILASAKDMHFTTDDNRSILDGIAGLWCVNAGHCRPKIIEAIHKQVSTLDYAPPFQMGHPGAFELAERLVKLIPGNFDRVFFTNSGSESVETALKIAIAYHRVKGEGTRQRLIGRERGYHGVGFGGISVGGIGPNRKFFGSLLTGVDHLPHTHNLEHNAFSRKQPEWGAHLADELERIVALHDASNIAAVIVEPVAGSTGVLIPPKGYLQRLREICDKYGILLIFDEVITGFGRLGASFATEYFGVVPDIVATAKGITNGTVPMGAVFVKEGIYDAFMNAPENAIELFHGYTYSGHPLACAAALATLDIYEEERLFERADKLADYWENAVHSLKGVRHVIDVRNLGLVAGIELESIPGKPGKRAFDCFLQCFEKGLLVRTTGDIIALSPPLIIEKEHIEIILEILTGVLQGLE; the protein is encoded by the coding sequence ATGACAAATATGGATGCTTACTGGATGCCCTTCACCGCCAACCGACAGTTTAAAGCCAATCCGCGAATATTGGCTTCTGCAAAAGATATGCACTTTACAACCGATGATAATCGCTCAATTCTAGATGGGATTGCAGGGCTTTGGTGTGTGAATGCAGGCCACTGTCGCCCGAAAATCATTGAGGCAATTCACAAGCAAGTATCGACTCTCGATTATGCGCCACCTTTTCAGATGGGACATCCGGGTGCTTTTGAATTAGCGGAACGTTTGGTGAAGTTGATTCCGGGTAATTTCGATCGCGTTTTCTTTACTAATTCCGGTTCCGAATCAGTCGAAACTGCCTTAAAAATTGCGATTGCTTATCACCGGGTGAAAGGTGAGGGAACTCGCCAAAGATTGATTGGTAGGGAACGCGGCTATCACGGTGTTGGTTTTGGAGGCATTTCTGTCGGCGGTATCGGCCCAAACCGCAAGTTTTTTGGCAGTTTGTTGACGGGAGTCGATCATTTACCTCACACTCACAATTTAGAACACAATGCTTTCAGCCGCAAACAACCGGAATGGGGCGCGCATTTGGCGGATGAATTGGAACGGATTGTGGCTTTGCATGATGCGTCTAATATTGCGGCGGTAATTGTCGAACCTGTTGCTGGTTCTACGGGGGTTTTGATTCCGCCGAAAGGTTATTTGCAGCGCCTGCGAGAGATTTGTGACAAGTACGGAATTCTGCTAATTTTTGATGAGGTAATTACCGGATTTGGGCGGCTGGGTGCGAGTTTTGCAACTGAATATTTTGGGGTGGTTCCCGATATTGTGGCGACGGCGAAGGGGATAACTAACGGTACTGTCCCGATGGGGGCGGTGTTTGTGAAGGAGGGAATTTATGATGCTTTTATGAATGCTCCTGAAAATGCGATCGAGCTTTTTCACGGTTATACTTATTCTGGGCATCCCCTGGCTTGTGCGGCGGCTTTGGCGACGCTGGATATTTATGAGGAAGAAAGGCTGTTTGAACGGGCTGATAAGTTGGCTGATTATTGGGAAAATGCGGTTCACTCTTTAAAAGGTGTGCGCCATGTAATTGATGTTCGGAATCTCGGACTTGTGGCGGGGATTGAGTTGGAATCTATTCCTGGGAAGCCGGGGAAACGTGCTTTTGATTGTTTCTTGCAGTGTTTTGAAAAAGGGTTGCTGGTGCGGACTACTGGTGATATTATTGCTTTGTCGCCTCCGTTGATTATTGAGAAGGAACATATCGAGATCATTTTGGAAATTTTGACTGGGGTTTTGCAGGGATTGGAGTAA
- a CDS encoding CHAT domain-containing protein, giving the protein MDENRLQSYLNLIQSLLNCPAGEEMELLQEHSELVDSNLIEVMQQVASRMAADDEQNAAVFLQQLATQISQALGTRAQGENAEGNSAYLPLIKQLLSCPSGEEDQILQDNSQLLDAGFLQACEAVAATLVQQGNENAANFLRNLASQVGEFLRMDEEEDRDNSEGGNPEEYSNFILELLQAEQESNSDVAVVYPILKQRQHLLNNRFAETLQQVASNLIAENPEAIEHIVALIENLSIHISQFPLGRRANNIEIAITGFQIVLSNREPGSEKWAQTQNNLANAYRDRITGEKAQNIELAIASYTAALSVYTPDAFPENWAGTQNNLANAYSDRIRGEKAQNIELAIASYTNALEVYTRDAFPENWAGTQNNLGEAYRNRIRGEKAQNIELAIASYTNALEVYTRDAFPEDWAMTQNNLAIAYSNRIRGEKAENIELAIASYTNALEVYTRDAFPENWATTQNNLATAYSNRIRGEKAENIELAITSYTNALEVYTRDAFPENWAATQNNLATAYYSRIRGEKAENIELAIASCTNALEVYTRDAFPQDWAMTQSNLANAYNDRIRGEKTENIELAIECYMNALEVRTRDAFPQDWAMTQNNLGSAYRYRIRGEKAENIELAIKFYRQALEVYTPSAFPLDCLITGCNLGNLAFELQDWENAIYGYETAITGVEQSRAWAASQRSKRQILENALPIYEKLVLASIHLERYHTALLTVERSKSRTLIELLDDATLEPKNSTPQQKQSLGQLRKQIASLQDFDSNEPTDTTDNSNQENRSISSKLEPLQTTTSNIETELKNRQQQLTQLITEINDPEFTLTQLVIPQLPDFTQFLDSETALIEWYLPPNPENGFHAFIVTLAAEKPPKSPLLSETSNLVPPSQSNTPNLVPPLTKGGLGGVQTQIPSEITGLKTQIQHLAFTPENRQQLDTDITTYLSDYRQKTWSQALSNRLPILAKSLHLNQLLEKLPPTIKKLILIPHRNLHLLPLHALPATRKLANNQTQTDYLLELYPNGVQYAPSSQFLDRLHQRQRPQTTKIVPLFAIENPTEDLRYTEIEVAEISSRFNPHAHILKNRAATKIAFNSEATLTKLTASHYAHFSCHGSFDSNNPMNSALVLAGEAAQTPLVSSEPPLETPEEADKSSYLTLRNGNRFRLETQCLTLKEIFATLNLPSCRLVTLSACETGLVSSVSTDEYIGLASGFLYAGATNVVSSLWSVSDFSTAFLMIRFYENLKNENLSVSQALQAAQNWLRTINRADFLTWLTNDVKIPEDKVKDIKNFVRRLPKQPFADPQYWAAFCAIGI; this is encoded by the coding sequence ATGGATGAAAACCGCCTCCAATCATACCTGAACCTGATTCAATCCCTGCTGAATTGCCCCGCCGGCGAAGAAATGGAACTGTTGCAAGAGCACTCAGAGTTAGTTGACTCAAACTTGATTGAAGTGATGCAGCAAGTGGCGAGTCGGATGGCGGCGGATGACGAACAAAATGCTGCGGTTTTTTTGCAGCAATTGGCGACTCAAATTAGTCAAGCTTTGGGCACCAGGGCCCAGGGAGAAAATGCAGAGGGTAATTCTGCTTATCTGCCATTGATTAAACAACTGCTAAGTTGTCCTAGCGGTGAGGAAGATCAGATTTTACAGGATAACTCCCAATTGCTGGATGCTGGGTTTTTGCAAGCTTGCGAGGCGGTAGCGGCAACTTTAGTACAGCAAGGAAACGAGAATGCGGCTAATTTTTTGCGGAATCTTGCCAGTCAGGTAGGGGAATTCTTGAGGATGGATGAGGAGGAAGATAGGGATAACTCTGAGGGGGGAAATCCAGAAGAGTATTCAAACTTTATCCTAGAATTATTGCAAGCAGAACAAGAAAGCAATAGCGATGTTGCGGTAGTTTACCCCATTCTCAAGCAACGGCAACATCTTCTTAATAACCGTTTCGCGGAAACTTTACAGCAAGTAGCTAGTAATTTAATTGCTGAAAACCCAGAAGCAATTGAGCATATTGTCGCCCTTATTGAAAATTTGAGTATTCATATTAGTCAGTTTCCTCTGGGGAGAAGAGCGAATAATATTGAAATTGCTATTACAGGTTTTCAAATAGTTTTAAGTAATCGGGAACCGGGAAGCGAAAAATGGGCGCAGACGCAAAATAATCTGGCAAATGCCTACCGTGACAGAATCACGGGAGAGAAAGCTCAGAATATCGAACTGGCGATCGCATCTTACACCGCTGCTTTATCCGTTTACACCCCCGATGCCTTTCCCGAAAATTGGGCAGGGACGCAAAATAATCTGGCAAATGCCTACAGTGACAGAATCAGGGGAGAGAAAGCTCAGAATATCGAACTGGCGATCGCATCTTACACCAATGCTTTAGAAGTTTACACCCGCGATGCCTTTCCCGAAAATTGGGCAGGGACGCAAAATAATTTGGGAGAAGCCTACCGTAACAGAATCAGGGGAGAGAAAGCTCAGAATATCGAACTGGCGATCGCATCTTACACCAATGCTTTAGAAGTTTACACCCGCGATGCCTTTCCCGAAGATTGGGCAATGACGCAAAATAATCTGGCAATTGCCTACAGTAACAGAATCAGGGGAGAAAAAGCAGAGAATATCGAACTGGCGATCGCATCTTACACCAATGCTTTAGAAGTTTACACCCGCGATGCCTTTCCCGAAAATTGGGCAACGACGCAAAATAATCTGGCAACAGCCTACAGTAACAGAATCAGGGGAGAGAAAGCCGAGAATATCGAACTGGCGATCACATCTTACACCAATGCTTTAGAAGTTTACACCCGCGATGCCTTTCCCGAAAATTGGGCAGCGACGCAAAATAATCTGGCAACAGCCTACTATTCCAGAATCAGGGGAGAGAAAGCCGAGAATATCGAACTGGCGATCGCATCTTGCACCAATGCTTTAGAAGTTTACACCCGCGATGCTTTTCCCCAAGATTGGGCAATGACGCAAAGTAATCTGGCAAATGCCTACAATGACAGAATCAGGGGAGAGAAAACCGAGAATATCGAACTGGCGATTGAGTGTTACATGAATGCTTTAGAAGTTCGTACCCGCGATGCCTTTCCCCAAGATTGGGCAATGACGCAAAATAATCTGGGAAGTGCCTACCGTTACAGAATCAGGGGAGAGAAAGCAGAGAATATCGAACTGGCGATTAAGTTTTACCGACAAGCCTTAGAAGTTTACACTCCTTCTGCCTTTCCCCTTGACTGTCTCATAACGGGGTGCAACCTCGGCAACCTTGCCTTTGAACTCCAAGACTGGGAAAACGCCATTTACGGCTACGAAACAGCCATCACCGGCGTCGAACAAAGCCGCGCCTGGGCAGCATCCCAACGCAGCAAACGCCAAATCCTGGAAAATGCCTTGCCCATCTACGAAAAATTGGTACTTGCCAGCATCCACCTAGAACGCTACCACACAGCCCTCCTCACCGTCGAACGCAGCAAATCTCGCACCCTCATCGAACTCCTCGATGACGCCACACTCGAACCCAAAAACAGCACCCCCCAACAAAAACAAAGCCTCGGCCAACTCCGCAAGCAAATAGCCTCCCTCCAAGACTTCGACAGTAACGAACCCACCGACACCACCGACAACAGCAACCAGGAAAACCGCAGTATTTCCTCCAAATTAGAACCTCTTCAAACAACCACTTCCAACATCGAAACCGAACTAAAAAACCGACAACAGCAACTCACCCAACTCATCACAGAAATTAACGATCCCGAATTCACCCTCACCCAACTCGTCATCCCCCAACTACCCGACTTTACCCAATTCCTCGACAGCGAAACCGCCCTCATCGAGTGGTATCTTCCCCCAAACCCAGAAAATGGCTTTCATGCCTTCATCGTCACCCTCGCCGCCGAAAAACCCCCGAAATCCCCCTTACTAAGTGAGACTTCAAATCTTGTCCCCCCCTCACAAAGCAACACTCCAAATCTTGTCCCCCCCCTTACCAAGGGGGGGCTAGGGGGGGTTCAAACCCAAATTCCCAGCGAAATTACCGGGCTTAAAACCCAAATTCAACACCTAGCATTCACCCCCGAAAACCGCCAACAACTCGACACCGACATCACCACCTACCTCAGCGACTACCGCCAAAAAACCTGGAGTCAAGCCCTCAGCAACCGCCTACCAATCCTAGCCAAATCCCTACACCTCAACCAACTCCTAGAAAAACTACCTCCAACCATCAAAAAACTCATCCTCATCCCCCACCGGAATTTACATTTGTTACCGCTTCACGCCTTACCCGCCACCCGAAAATTAGCAAACAATCAAACTCAAACAGATTACTTGCTAGAACTCTACCCCAACGGCGTACAATACGCACCCAGCAGCCAATTTCTCGACAGACTCCACCAACGCCAACGCCCGCAAACCACGAAAATTGTCCCCTTATTCGCCATCGAAAATCCCACAGAAGACTTGCGCTACACCGAAATTGAAGTTGCAGAAATTTCCAGCCGCTTCAACCCCCACGCCCACATTTTGAAAAACCGCGCAGCCACCAAAATCGCCTTTAACTCCGAAGCAACTCTCACCAAATTAACTGCTTCCCACTACGCCCATTTCTCTTGTCACGGTAGCTTCGACTCCAACAATCCGATGAATTCAGCTTTAGTGCTAGCTGGAGAAGCAGCGCAAACTCCCTTAGTTTCCTCTGAACCACCCTTAGAAACACCAGAAGAAGCAGATAAAAGTTCCTACCTAACCTTACGCAATGGTAATCGGTTTCGGCTAGAGACTCAATGCTTGACACTCAAAGAAATTTTCGCTACTCTCAACTTACCATCCTGTCGCCTAGTCACCCTTTCCGCCTGTGAAACCGGATTAGTAAGTAGCGTTTCCACCGACGAATATATCGGTTTAGCTAGTGGTTTCCTCTATGCCGGTGCGACGAATGTTGTCAGTAGTTTATGGTCAGTTAGCGATTTTTCCACCGCCTTTCTGATGATTCGCTTTTATGAAAACCTCAAAAATGAAAACTTGTCAGTTTCTCAAGCCTTACAAGCCGCCCAAAATTGGTTGAGAACCATTAACCGCGCCGACTTTTTAACCTGGTTGACAAACGATGTCAAAATCCCCGAAGATAAAGTCAAGGACATCAAAAATTTCGTGCGTCGCCTTCCCAAGCAACCCTTTGCCGATCCTCAATACTGGGCAGCTTTTTGTGCCATTGGCATATAA
- a CDS encoding tetratricopeptide repeat protein, with product MQNSLNDREKLQESIALYEQAIVQNPNSPSAYHELGKALQQNGQIAAAVACHQKAILLQPNFTAAYFPLMYAPLPKDSPLLDGLVALYREVIEILPNFPLAYINLAVTLSKQGKIQESRSLFQTAVRLQTVASRPELSQVKWNSTALREPDFIIIGSPRCGTTSLYKYITAHPQILPAANKEICFFSEHFNKGLAWYQAHFPPHIEGQHFLTGEATPTYLTHPLAASRLHGCLPKVKLIVILRNPVDRAFSHYQMLVRRGTESRTFEVAIDSELQLLAGATEVSLADQSYWKDSHYIYKSLYACSLKQWIKLFPREQFLILQSEEFYANPAATLSQVFEFLDLPDYQLSDYKQYNGGNYQPADDVVRQRLREYFQPHNLELAEYVNRQFAW from the coding sequence ATGCAGAACAGCTTAAACGATCGCGAAAAATTGCAGGAGTCGATCGCGCTTTACGAACAGGCGATCGTCCAAAATCCCAATTCGCCCTCAGCTTACCACGAATTAGGCAAAGCCCTGCAACAAAACGGGCAAATTGCCGCAGCCGTCGCCTGTCACCAAAAAGCCATTCTCCTGCAACCAAACTTTACCGCCGCTTACTTCCCGTTAATGTACGCGCCCCTACCCAAAGATTCTCCTCTCCTTGACGGCTTGGTGGCTCTTTACCGCGAAGTAATCGAGATTTTGCCAAATTTTCCATTGGCGTACATTAACTTGGCAGTGACCCTCAGCAAGCAGGGAAAAATCCAGGAGTCGAGATCCCTTTTTCAAACCGCAGTCCGCCTGCAAACTGTAGCATCTCGCCCGGAACTCTCCCAAGTAAAATGGAATTCCACCGCATTGCGCGAACCCGATTTCATCATCATCGGTTCTCCGAGGTGCGGCACAACATCTCTGTACAAATATATCACTGCACACCCTCAGATTTTACCCGCGGCCAATAAAGAAATCTGTTTCTTTTCCGAACATTTCAACAAAGGATTAGCGTGGTATCAAGCGCACTTTCCGCCGCACATAGAAGGGCAGCATTTTTTGACTGGAGAAGCAACTCCGACTTATCTAACTCACCCGCTAGCTGCGTCAAGATTGCACGGGTGTTTGCCAAAAGTCAAGCTGATTGTAATTTTGCGAAATCCAGTCGATCGCGCTTTTTCGCACTATCAAATGCTGGTGAGGCGCGGTACGGAATCCAGGACGTTTGAGGTGGCGATCGATTCCGAGTTGCAATTGCTCGCAGGCGCCACCGAAGTTAGTTTAGCAGATCAAAGTTATTGGAAAGATTCTCACTACATTTACAAAAGTCTTTATGCTTGCAGCCTAAAACAGTGGATAAAACTTTTTCCCAGAGAACAGTTTTTGATTTTGCAGAGTGAAGAATTTTATGCAAATCCGGCTGCGACACTCAGCCAAGTTTTTGAGTTTTTAGATTTGCCCGATTATCAACTCAGCGATTACAAACAATATAACGGTGGTAATTATCAGCCTGCGGATGATGTTGTCAGACAGCGACTGCGCGAGTATTTTCAGCCGCACAATCTAGAATTAGCCGAATATGTGAATAGACAATTTGCATGGTAA